The following coding sequences lie in one Polynucleobacter necessarius genomic window:
- a CDS encoding twin-arginine translocation signal domain-containing protein, whose translation MTQSDRRHFLKTSAVGVAAVATSTQSFAHSPPLSKKTIDEVRALDVQEIQKTTSAWNDGLAHPISYKNPPGKGKDRAIVLGGGSKYMSSFLVGYFHAMLTNGIDLRLADIVVGTSAGAVLGSALLGSRLDLFSAEFNLLADYPKIMAKLVPTKKFSPS comes from the coding sequence ATGACCCAATCCGATCGCCGACATTTTCTGAAAACCTCTGCTGTAGGTGTTGCTGCCGTAGCTACGAGCACGCAGTCTTTTGCGCATTCACCACCCTTATCCAAAAAGACGATAGACGAAGTTCGAGCACTAGATGTACAAGAGATTCAGAAAACTACTTCCGCTTGGAATGATGGCCTAGCTCACCCAATCTCTTACAAAAATCCTCCAGGCAAAGGAAAGGATAGGGCGATTGTTTTAGGCGGCGGTTCCAAATACATGAGCTCATTTCTAGTGGGCTACTTTCATGCGATGCTAACCAACGGTATTGATCTGCGCTTAGCTGATATCGTAGTTGGTACATCTGCCGGTGCGGTGTTAGGAAGTGCGCTATTGGGTAGTCGCTTGGATCTATTCTCAGCAGAATTTAATTTATTGGCTGACTATCCCAAGATCATGGCAAAGTTGGTGCCAACAAAAAAATTCTCTCCTAGCTAA